Proteins encoded together in one Macadamia integrifolia cultivar HAES 741 chromosome 8, SCU_Mint_v3, whole genome shotgun sequence window:
- the LOC122086399 gene encoding protein BIC1, giving the protein MSDQNSTEPSDRIPSSPSRPRDLDEKQSKIQELEDKEHEPEEKKQVKSQAQFPEEKDHKNSSSSSSEEEVTTAEVDSGRERLKRHRNEVAGHVWIPEIWGKEELLKDWMDCSAFNASLVPSGIMSARAALIEEGRRPNSVSGGHRLRIDNSRCPVSL; this is encoded by the coding sequence ATGAGCGACCAGAATTCTACAGAGCCCagtgaccggattccttcaagTCCCTCAAGACCCAGAGATTTAGATGAGAAGCAAAGTAAAATCCAAGAGTTGGAGGACAAAGAGCATGAACCTGAAGAGAAAAAACAAGTCAAATCACAAGCCCAGTTCCCTGAAGAGAAGGATCACAagaattcatcatcatcatcatcagaagaagaagtgaCGACAGCAGAGGTGGATTCTGGACGTGAGAGATTAAAGAGGCATCGTAACGAAGTAGCGGGTCATGTGTGGATACCAGAGATTTGGGGTAAAGAAGAGCTTCTCAAGGATTGGATGGATTGTTCTGCTTTCAATGCCTCTCTGGTTCCCAGTGGAATAATGTCTGCTAGGGCCGCATTGATTGAGGAGGGACGACGACCTAATTCAGTTTCAGGTGGACATCGACTAAGGATAGACAATAGTAGATGTCCAGTAAGcttatga